In Microcoleus sp. FACHB-672, one DNA window encodes the following:
- a CDS encoding M23 family metallopeptidase, with protein MHLRLVAISTLAVLAAQQLICNTSTSQSAAAQTSVDSSSEVATPHKSNSAFKTRITQTQTAADSRYDSINQAEPTVVFAIGTETATQITHTAEGAAILLPVTEPQTSSPAPQLASQSANSRQQRVPAARVRRVPINSQPPAASANQAKTKAGRINSRLDSLRDNVQTYRSNNGAELPPLSAPDTYLPNSPVQGYIWPAQGQLSSGYGWRWGRMHNGIDIAGPIGTPILAAATGVVTYAAWDEGGYGNLVEIQHPDGSITRYAHNDRIWVRAGQRVQQGQQISEMGSTGYSTGPHLHFELRVAGQGAVDPMAYLGNSHAYNSSQTRSNRAW; from the coding sequence ATGCATCTCCGCTTAGTTGCCATTAGCACACTTGCTGTCCTTGCCGCCCAGCAGTTAATCTGCAATACCAGCACCAGTCAGAGCGCCGCAGCCCAGACGTCGGTAGACTCAAGCAGCGAGGTTGCCACTCCCCACAAGTCGAACTCTGCTTTTAAAACCCGAATCACCCAGACACAAACAGCCGCTGATTCGAGGTATGACTCAATTAATCAAGCCGAACCCACTGTAGTGTTTGCCATCGGCACAGAAACTGCCACTCAAATTACTCATACAGCAGAAGGGGCGGCAATTTTACTGCCGGTGACTGAACCGCAAACCTCATCACCGGCACCCCAGTTGGCTTCACAGTCCGCAAATAGCCGCCAACAAAGGGTTCCAGCTGCGCGAGTGCGCCGAGTACCCATAAATTCCCAGCCGCCTGCTGCCTCGGCGAATCAAGCCAAAACCAAGGCCGGCAGAATAAACTCTCGTCTTGATAGCTTGAGAGATAATGTTCAAACTTATCGCTCTAATAATGGCGCTGAATTGCCGCCCCTCTCTGCCCCAGATACTTATTTGCCAAACTCTCCTGTGCAGGGATATATCTGGCCGGCTCAAGGGCAGTTAAGTTCAGGCTATGGCTGGCGCTGGGGACGGATGCACAACGGGATTGATATTGCCGGCCCGATTGGAACGCCGATTCTTGCTGCGGCTACAGGAGTTGTGACGTATGCCGCTTGGGATGAGGGCGGATATGGCAATTTAGTTGAAATTCAGCATCCGGATGGAAGTATCACGCGTTACGCCCACAATGACCGGATTTGGGTACGTGCCGGCCAGCGAGTGCAGCAAGGTCAGCAAATCTCTGAGATGGGCAGCACCGGCTACAGCACTGGCCCTCACTTGCACTTTGAACTCCGTGTAGCCGGCCAGGGTGCTGTCGATCCAATGGCTTATCTCGGTAATTCTCATGCTTACAATTCCTCACAAACACGGAGCAACCGAGCATGGTAA
- a CDS encoding phytochelatin synthase family protein, whose translation MKPSANKIDRLKFIRQPLQAFILGLCLTGGGALAQTLPVPSNLINLNSAEGEKLLMDSKARQDYWPLSVQFVTQDNLAYCGVASSVMVLNALSVPAPEAPEFGSFRMFTQNNFFNEQTRKVVTPEVVSRQGMTLGQLGQLLESYPVTAQTHYTSDSSLEEFRTQAVKNLQEPGNFVLVNYLRSDIGQEKGGHISPLAAYNEQSDRFLILDVSRYKYPPVWVTTAELWKAMNTTDSDSGKTRGFLLVSPQ comes from the coding sequence ATGAAGCCCAGTGCGAACAAGATTGATAGATTGAAGTTCATCCGCCAACCGCTACAAGCATTTATTCTGGGGCTTTGCCTCACCGGCGGCGGCGCACTTGCCCAAACGTTGCCGGTGCCCAGTAACTTGATTAACCTCAACTCCGCAGAGGGAGAAAAGTTGCTAATGGACAGCAAAGCCCGACAGGACTATTGGCCATTAAGCGTGCAGTTTGTCACCCAAGATAACTTGGCTTACTGCGGCGTTGCCAGCAGCGTCATGGTGCTGAATGCTTTATCTGTGCCGGCACCGGAGGCCCCTGAATTTGGCTCTTTCCGGATGTTTACCCAAAACAACTTTTTTAACGAACAAACCCGGAAAGTAGTTACGCCTGAAGTTGTCTCCCGTCAGGGTATGACGCTGGGGCAGTTGGGACAGTTGTTAGAAAGCTATCCCGTCACAGCACAGACTCACTACACCAGCGATAGCAGTTTGGAGGAGTTTCGCACTCAAGCTGTGAAAAATTTACAAGAACCCGGAAATTTTGTTTTAGTTAACTACTTACGAAGTGATATTGGGCAAGAAAAAGGGGGGCATATTTCTCCTCTAGCAGCTTATAACGAACAGAGTGATCGCTTTTTAATTTTGGATGTGTCGCGTTACAAATATCCGCCGGTGTGGGTGACAACCGCTGAACTTTGGAAGGCAATGAATACGACAGATTCGGATTCAGGTAAAACGCGAGGCTTTCTATTAGTGAGTCCTCAGTAA
- a CDS encoding WGxxGxxG family protein — protein MNSSKVSQALKAGVIAASLAFVPAVLPASAQTNTTTTSPDTTYTAPTQDVNTTESDRDFDWGWLGLLGLAGLAGLARKRQEPARTYTTERDPDVARSDYR, from the coding sequence ATGAACAGTTCAAAAGTTTCCCAAGCCCTAAAAGCCGGCGTTATTGCTGCTAGCTTAGCCTTTGTGCCTGCGGTTCTACCCGCCTCTGCTCAAACTAATACAACGACAACTTCTCCCGATACGACTTACACAGCTCCCACTCAAGACGTTAATACTACCGAATCTGACCGCGACTTTGACTGGGGTTGGTTAGGTTTGTTAGGTCTTGCTGGTTTAGCCGGTTTGGCTCGTAAGCGCCAAGAACCTGCCCGTACCTACACCACCGAGCGTGACCCGGATGTGGCGCGTTCTGACTATCGCTAA
- a CDS encoding helix-turn-helix domain-containing protein yields MAGVESQNHASLSLRELQVVELVAAGLTNQEIAEQLEISKRTVDNHISNILTKTATHNRVALVRWALQSGKVCINEVNCCIIPLPSTHNEVVVEQE; encoded by the coding sequence ATGGCTGGCGTCGAGTCTCAGAACCATGCGTCCCTTTCCCTCAGAGAGTTGCAAGTTGTTGAATTGGTAGCTGCGGGCTTGACAAACCAAGAGATTGCCGAGCAGCTAGAAATCAGCAAACGCACGGTTGATAATCATATCAGCAATATCTTGACCAAAACGGCGACTCATAACCGTGTGGCCTTGGTGCGGTGGGCTTTGCAATCGGGAAAGGTTTGTATTAATGAAGTCAACTGTTGCATAATTCCGCTGCCTAGCACTCATAATGAGGTGGTTGTGGAGCAAGAGTGA
- the hisS gene encoding histidine--tRNA ligase has protein sequence MGAIQALRGTRDILPEEIGYWQRVEFVARKILNNAAYREIRTPIFEDTALFERGIGEATDVVGKEMYTFNDKATPPRSITLRPEGTAGVVRAFIQNSLYAQGGVQRLWYTGPMFRYENPQAGRQRQFHQIGVEVLGSADSRADAEVIALATDILQTLGLKNLRLSLNSVGNPEDRQRYRQALIDYLTPFKDALDPDSQDRLTRNPLRILDSKVERTQQIATDAPSILDYLSDESRRHFDQVRQLLGDLGIAYELNPRLVRGLDYYTHTAFEIQSDDLGAQATVCGGGRYDGLVAELGGPQTPAVGWAIGMERLIILLQQLQTQATPALDFYLVSRGEHAEAQALILAQKLRGAGFSVELDLSGSAFGKQFKRADRSGAKACLVLGDAEAESQTVQLKWLATGEQSSLPQSDLLEKTEEWRCRLEG, from the coding sequence ATGGGCGCAATTCAAGCATTAAGGGGAACGCGGGACATCCTGCCCGAAGAAATCGGCTATTGGCAGCGGGTCGAATTTGTGGCGCGAAAAATTTTGAATAACGCCGCTTATCGGGAAATTCGCACTCCCATTTTTGAGGATACAGCGCTGTTTGAGCGGGGAATAGGGGAAGCCACAGATGTTGTGGGGAAGGAAATGTACACCTTCAACGACAAGGCGACTCCCCCCCGTTCCATTACCCTGCGTCCCGAAGGAACTGCTGGAGTGGTGCGGGCTTTTATCCAAAACAGTCTTTACGCCCAAGGCGGCGTTCAGCGTCTTTGGTACACCGGCCCGATGTTTCGCTACGAAAACCCACAAGCAGGCCGGCAGCGGCAATTTCATCAGATTGGGGTGGAGGTGTTAGGCAGCGCTGATTCCAGGGCAGATGCAGAGGTTATCGCGCTGGCAACTGACATTTTGCAAACGCTGGGACTGAAGAATCTGCGCCTATCCCTTAACTCGGTAGGAAATCCAGAAGATCGGCAGCGCTATCGGCAAGCTTTAATCGACTATTTAACACCCTTCAAAGACGCGTTAGATCCGGATTCCCAAGATCGGCTGACTCGTAATCCTCTGCGAATTCTAGATAGTAAGGTGGAACGCACCCAGCAAATTGCCACGGATGCGCCCAGTATTTTGGATTATCTCAGCGATGAATCGCGCCGGCACTTCGATCAGGTGCGGCAATTATTAGGCGATTTGGGAATTGCTTACGAACTCAATCCCCGGCTGGTGCGGGGCTTAGATTATTACACCCACACGGCATTTGAAATTCAGTCAGATGATTTAGGTGCTCAAGCCACAGTCTGCGGTGGTGGGCGCTATGATGGCTTGGTGGCCGAATTGGGTGGGCCACAAACACCGGCTGTTGGCTGGGCAATCGGCATGGAACGCTTGATTATCCTGCTACAACAGTTGCAAACGCAGGCGACACCGGCACTCGATTTTTATCTGGTTTCCAGAGGCGAACACGCAGAAGCACAAGCCTTAATACTCGCTCAAAAGCTACGCGGTGCCGGCTTTAGCGTGGAATTAGACTTAAGCGGCAGTGCGTTTGGCAAGCAATTTAAACGGGCCGATCGCAGTGGGGCGAAGGCTTGTTTGGTGTTAGGCGATGCAGAGGCTGAGAGTCAGACTGTGCAGCTTAAGTGGTTGGCAACAGGAGAGCAAAGTTCTCTCCCGCAAAGTGATTTACTAGAAAAAACAGAGGAGTGGCGCTGCCGGCTGGAGGGGTAA
- a CDS encoding TldD/PmbA family protein codes for MGSENLQLEASAEQLLELAAKSGAEAAEVFQSRSLSRPVFFEANRLKQLESAQSEGTALRLWRGGRPGLAVAYGPVDAQNLVDRAIALSQLNQPETIELSASQASSYPDVGEAVPVEVLVNWGKEAIALVRDPYPEVLCSAEWDCEVESTRLLNSLGLDCSYTDTTLSCYLSGEWVRGDDFLSVGDGQTQRGHLEPAMLAQRILQRLDWSKENVSSPTGRVPVLFTSKAADMLWGTVQAALNGKLVIEKSSPWSDHLGEIVISNALTISQDPDVGPFSCPFDDEGTPTHSLVFIQNGILQLFYTDHTTGRLLGSGTTGNGFRPGLGSYPTPGLFNLLIQPGSRDLAQLIAQLDDAIMVDQMLGGGAGLSGDFSINVDLGYRVKNGEIIGRVKDTMVAGNVYTALKQVLELGSDADWNGACYTPSIIVEGLSTTGRS; via the coding sequence ATGGGTTCTGAGAATTTGCAACTAGAAGCGTCGGCAGAACAGCTGCTGGAATTAGCGGCAAAATCAGGAGCGGAAGCTGCTGAGGTATTTCAATCGCGATCGCTGTCGCGACCCGTGTTTTTTGAAGCCAACCGACTCAAGCAGTTAGAAAGCGCCCAATCTGAAGGGACGGCGCTTAGGCTGTGGCGCGGGGGGCGTCCGGGGCTAGCCGTCGCCTACGGGCCGGTGGATGCCCAAAATTTGGTGGATCGCGCCATCGCCCTCAGTCAGCTTAACCAACCGGAAACAATAGAACTCTCTGCATCTCAAGCGTCTTCTTATCCTGATGTGGGAGAAGCGGTGCCGGTTGAGGTGCTGGTGAATTGGGGCAAAGAAGCAATTGCCTTGGTTCGCGACCCTTATCCAGAGGTTTTGTGTAGCGCTGAGTGGGATTGTGAAGTTGAAAGCACTCGCTTGCTCAACTCGCTTGGCTTAGATTGCAGTTACACCGACACCACTCTTAGCTGTTATCTCTCAGGTGAATGGGTGCGCGGCGATGATTTTTTGAGTGTTGGGGACGGTCAAACCCAGCGGGGACATCTAGAACCGGCAATGCTTGCCCAGCGAATTTTGCAGCGATTAGATTGGTCAAAGGAAAATGTGTCCTCGCCGACAGGTCGGGTGCCGGTCTTGTTTACCTCTAAAGCCGCTGATATGCTCTGGGGTACAGTCCAAGCTGCTCTTAATGGCAAACTGGTTATCGAAAAATCCTCGCCTTGGAGTGATCACCTTGGCGAAATTGTGATTTCTAACGCCCTTACCATTTCCCAAGACCCAGATGTCGGCCCGTTTAGCTGCCCTTTTGACGATGAAGGCACCCCAACTCACTCGCTTGTGTTTATTCAAAATGGCATTTTGCAGCTGTTCTACACCGATCACACCACGGGACGACTTTTGGGTAGTGGCACCACCGGCAACGGTTTTCGCCCCGGTTTAGGCAGTTATCCCACGCCCGGTTTATTTAATTTACTCATACAGCCCGGATCGCGAGACTTAGCGCAACTGATCGCCCAACTCGATGACGCAATTATGGTCGATCAAATGCTGGGCGGCGGTGCCGGCCTTTCTGGCGACTTTTCGATTAATGTCGATCTCGGCTACCGAGTTAAAAACGGCGAAATTATCGGTAGAGTCAAAGACACAATGGTAGCGGGCAACGTTTACACCGCCCTTAAGCAAGTGCTCGAACTGGGTAGTGATGCCGACTGGAACGGCGCTTGTTACACGCCCTCTATTATTGTGGAGGGGCTGTCTACCACCGGCAGGAGTTAG